GACTCTCTCAAGTTCCTTGCGTTTGCCCAAGGCCTCAAAAAATTCCTCCGCGACGATGTAACCGACGCATTCCGGCGCGCCGCAACGGCAGGGATGTTCGCGGTAATCCTCCAGGCAGTAGCCGTAGTTGAAGGTGAGTTCCTCGCCGGAAGCAATGTCGCGCCGGGCGACGATCCAGATACAGCCGTCAATCAGCTCGGCGTCGCAGTTCGGCGCGCAACTGTGATTGAGGAACCGGGCCGGATTCCACCCCACCGCGCCGTCGAGGTCCCATTCATGATCAAGTTCGAAGATGAAGGTGTTGCCCGTCTCGCAGCGCCGGTTCGATTCCGCTTTGGAAATTCTTTCGCCGACGTATTCAACCACCAGCGTGCCCGCGCGAATCGGCGCGGTCGCAAAACCGCCAACGCCATGAACCGGTGACGGCCTGATTTCAAACGTTGTCGGCGATGGGCGTTCCGGCATCGGACTCGATGAATAACGGTTCATGACGCGGCCGCATCGTCAACCCGGCGGGCGACCGGTTCCTCCCGCCGAACGGGAGTCTCTTTGGCGGATTCGACTGCCACGGTCGCGGGCGCTCTGGACGGCAGTTGGATCAGCACGTTGGCCGCGGTGATGAGTCCTCCACCGATCAGCAGGCTGGCGGTCAGTTTTTCGTTCGCGTATTCGATGGACGACCATCGTGAAAACCACGCCGGCAGAAACAGGGCGAAGGCGCTCGCGAAGACAGGTTCAATGCAATAAATCAATCCGGCCTGAGTGGCGGTCACATGGCGCTGCCAGTGATTCATCAGCAGGTAACCGCCGAAGGTACAGAAGAAGACGAGGATGCCGAGGAACCCGAGCGCCGCGCGCGAATCGTAGGCGAGCAGCCAATCGCCCGCCTGCCGGGTCGTGAGCAGCGCGACGGGCAGACAGACCAGCGCCATGACCGTAAACATCA
The DNA window shown above is from Candidatus Angelobacter sp. and carries:
- a CDS encoding SET domain-containing protein-lysine N-methyltransferase — encoded protein: MNRYSSSPMPERPSPTTFEIRPSPVHGVGGFATAPIRAGTLVVEYVGERISKAESNRRCETGNTFIFELDHEWDLDGAVGWNPARFLNHSCAPNCDAELIDGCIWIVARRDIASGEELTFNYGYCLEDYREHPCRCGAPECVGYIVAEEFFEALGKRKELERVPA